From a single Labrus bergylta chromosome 14, fLabBer1.1, whole genome shotgun sequence genomic region:
- the cxxc5a gene encoding CXXC-type zinc finger protein 5 isoform X3: protein MSSEPSEGGRTDDQERSSSKHHSPAIERRNRSGIISEPLSKSLKNSRTLSQYTAVSSANTNGHTNNNEAKSHSAKPQPVPQPQPTVSALTAAKLDRTLEQVLEGQNGLLHFAQAAALLKRAGMEHMLLPGGMGVGVGGGDAGSGASDLEGTSVTDAVGGPIDFPYGVGGGFPFNPGLFIMTPAGVFLADSALHMAGLAEYPAQSELASAINSGKKKRKRCGMCPPCRRRINCEQCSSCRNRKTGHQICKFRKCEELKKKPSAALEVRWRR, encoded by the coding sequence ATGTCTAGCGAGCCGTCGGAGGGGGGTCGGACAGACGACCAGGAGCGGAGTAGTAGCAAACACCACTCTCCTGCCATAGAACGCAGGAACCGCAGCGGCATCATCAGTGAGCCCCTCAGTAAGAGCCTTAAGAACTCACGCACCCTCTCCCAGTACACAGCCGTCTCCTCGGCCAACACCAACGGACACACAAACAATAATGAGGCGAAGAGCCACTCGGCCAAGCCTCAGCCCGTCCCGCAGCCCCAGCCAACCGTCTCTGCACTGACAGCAGCCAAGTTGGACCGAACCCTTGAACAGGTTCTGGAGGGACAGAACGGCCTGCTGCACTTTGCTCAGGCGGCAGCGTTGTTGAAGCGGGCTGGTATGGAGCACATGCTCCTTCCCGGGGGCATGGGAGTAGGAGTTGGCGGAGGAGATGCAGGCTCGGGGGCTAGCGACTTGGAGGGTACGTCTGTCACGGACGCCGTAGGTGGTCCCATTGACTTCCCATATGGAGTAGGGGGTGGTTTCCCTTTCAACCCGGGTCTTTTCATCATGACGCCGGCCGGAGTGTTTCTGGCGGACAGCGCACTGCACATGGCCGGCCTGGCCGAGTACCCGGCACAGAGCGAGCTGGCCTCCGCTATCAACTCCGGGAAAAAGAAGCGAAAACGTTGCGGCATGTGCCCACCTTGTCGACGGCGGATTAACTGCGAGCAATGCAGCAGCTGCCGGAATCGCAAGACGGGCCATCAGATCTGCAAGTTCCGCAAATGTGAGGAACTGAAGAAGAAGCCCTCTGCTGCTCTGGAGGTAAGATGGAG
- the cxxc5a gene encoding CXXC-type zinc finger protein 5 isoform X4, with the protein MSSEPSEGGRTDDQERSSSKHHSPAIERRNRSGIISEPLSKSLKNSRTLSQYTAVSSANTNGHTNNNEAKSHSAKPQPVPQPQPTVSALTAAKLDRTLEQVLEGQNGLLHFAQAAALLKRAGMEHMLLPGGMGVGVGGGDAGSGASDLEGTSVTDAVGGPIDFPYGVGGGFPFNPGLFIMTPAGVFLADSALHMAGLAEYPAQSELASAINSGKKKRKRCGMCPPCRRRINCEQCSSCRNRKTGHQICKFRKCEELKKKPSAALEVRWR; encoded by the coding sequence ATGTCTAGCGAGCCGTCGGAGGGGGGTCGGACAGACGACCAGGAGCGGAGTAGTAGCAAACACCACTCTCCTGCCATAGAACGCAGGAACCGCAGCGGCATCATCAGTGAGCCCCTCAGTAAGAGCCTTAAGAACTCACGCACCCTCTCCCAGTACACAGCCGTCTCCTCGGCCAACACCAACGGACACACAAACAATAATGAGGCGAAGAGCCACTCGGCCAAGCCTCAGCCCGTCCCGCAGCCCCAGCCAACCGTCTCTGCACTGACAGCAGCCAAGTTGGACCGAACCCTTGAACAGGTTCTGGAGGGACAGAACGGCCTGCTGCACTTTGCTCAGGCGGCAGCGTTGTTGAAGCGGGCTGGTATGGAGCACATGCTCCTTCCCGGGGGCATGGGAGTAGGAGTTGGCGGAGGAGATGCAGGCTCGGGGGCTAGCGACTTGGAGGGTACGTCTGTCACGGACGCCGTAGGTGGTCCCATTGACTTCCCATATGGAGTAGGGGGTGGTTTCCCTTTCAACCCGGGTCTTTTCATCATGACGCCGGCCGGAGTGTTTCTGGCGGACAGCGCACTGCACATGGCCGGCCTGGCCGAGTACCCGGCACAGAGCGAGCTGGCCTCCGCTATCAACTCCGGGAAAAAGAAGCGAAAACGTTGCGGCATGTGCCCACCTTGTCGACGGCGGATTAACTGCGAGCAATGCAGCAGCTGCCGGAATCGCAAGACGGGCCATCAGATCTGCAAGTTCCGCAAATGTGAGGAACTGAAGAAGAAGCCCTCTGCTGCTCTGGAGGTAAGATGGAG
- the cxxc5a gene encoding CXXC-type zinc finger protein 5 isoform X1: MSSEPSEGGRTDDQERSSSKHHSPAIERRNRSGIISEPLSKSLKNSRTLSQYTAVSSANTNGHTNNNEAKSHSAKPQPVPQPQPTVSALTAAKLDRTLEQVLEGQNGLLHFAQAAALLKRAGMEHMLLPGGMGVGVGGGDAGSGASDLEGTSVTDAVGGPIDFPYGVGGGFPFNPGLFIMTPAGVFLADSALHMAGLAEYPAQSELASAINSGKKKRKRCGMCPPCRRRINCEQCSSCRNRKTGHQICKFRKCEELKKKPSAALEKVMLPTGAAFRWFQ, translated from the coding sequence ATGTCTAGCGAGCCGTCGGAGGGGGGTCGGACAGACGACCAGGAGCGGAGTAGTAGCAAACACCACTCTCCTGCCATAGAACGCAGGAACCGCAGCGGCATCATCAGTGAGCCCCTCAGTAAGAGCCTTAAGAACTCACGCACCCTCTCCCAGTACACAGCCGTCTCCTCGGCCAACACCAACGGACACACAAACAATAATGAGGCGAAGAGCCACTCGGCCAAGCCTCAGCCCGTCCCGCAGCCCCAGCCAACCGTCTCTGCACTGACAGCAGCCAAGTTGGACCGAACCCTTGAACAGGTTCTGGAGGGACAGAACGGCCTGCTGCACTTTGCTCAGGCGGCAGCGTTGTTGAAGCGGGCTGGTATGGAGCACATGCTCCTTCCCGGGGGCATGGGAGTAGGAGTTGGCGGAGGAGATGCAGGCTCGGGGGCTAGCGACTTGGAGGGTACGTCTGTCACGGACGCCGTAGGTGGTCCCATTGACTTCCCATATGGAGTAGGGGGTGGTTTCCCTTTCAACCCGGGTCTTTTCATCATGACGCCGGCCGGAGTGTTTCTGGCGGACAGCGCACTGCACATGGCCGGCCTGGCCGAGTACCCGGCACAGAGCGAGCTGGCCTCCGCTATCAACTCCGGGAAAAAGAAGCGAAAACGTTGCGGCATGTGCCCACCTTGTCGACGGCGGATTAACTGCGAGCAATGCAGCAGCTGCCGGAATCGCAAGACGGGCCATCAGATCTGCAAGTTCCGCAAATGTGAGGAACTGAAGAAGAAGCCCTCTGCTGCTCTGGAG
- the cxxc5a gene encoding CXXC-type zinc finger protein 5 isoform X2 yields the protein MSSEPSEGGRTDDQERSSSKHHSPAIERRNRSGIISEPLSKSLKNSRTLSQYTAVSSANTNGHTNNNEAKSHSAKPQPVPQPQPTVSALTAAKLDRTLEQVLEGQNGLLHFAQAAALLKRAGMEHMLLPGGMGVGVGGGDAGSGASDLEGTSVTDAVGGPIDFPYGVGGGFPFNPGLFIMTPAGVFLADSALHMAGLAEYPAQSELASAINSGKKKRKRCGMCPPCRRRINCEQCSSCRNRKTGHQICKFRKCEELKKKPSAALEVMLPTGAAFRWFQ from the coding sequence ATGTCTAGCGAGCCGTCGGAGGGGGGTCGGACAGACGACCAGGAGCGGAGTAGTAGCAAACACCACTCTCCTGCCATAGAACGCAGGAACCGCAGCGGCATCATCAGTGAGCCCCTCAGTAAGAGCCTTAAGAACTCACGCACCCTCTCCCAGTACACAGCCGTCTCCTCGGCCAACACCAACGGACACACAAACAATAATGAGGCGAAGAGCCACTCGGCCAAGCCTCAGCCCGTCCCGCAGCCCCAGCCAACCGTCTCTGCACTGACAGCAGCCAAGTTGGACCGAACCCTTGAACAGGTTCTGGAGGGACAGAACGGCCTGCTGCACTTTGCTCAGGCGGCAGCGTTGTTGAAGCGGGCTGGTATGGAGCACATGCTCCTTCCCGGGGGCATGGGAGTAGGAGTTGGCGGAGGAGATGCAGGCTCGGGGGCTAGCGACTTGGAGGGTACGTCTGTCACGGACGCCGTAGGTGGTCCCATTGACTTCCCATATGGAGTAGGGGGTGGTTTCCCTTTCAACCCGGGTCTTTTCATCATGACGCCGGCCGGAGTGTTTCTGGCGGACAGCGCACTGCACATGGCCGGCCTGGCCGAGTACCCGGCACAGAGCGAGCTGGCCTCCGCTATCAACTCCGGGAAAAAGAAGCGAAAACGTTGCGGCATGTGCCCACCTTGTCGACGGCGGATTAACTGCGAGCAATGCAGCAGCTGCCGGAATCGCAAGACGGGCCATCAGATCTGCAAGTTCCGCAAATGTGAGGAACTGAAGAAGAAGCCCTCTGCTGCTCTGGAG